A DNA window from Canis lupus dingo isolate Sandy chromosome 2, ASM325472v2, whole genome shotgun sequence contains the following coding sequences:
- the TAF12 gene encoding transcription initiation factor TFIID subunit 12 isoform X2: MNQFGPSALINLSNFSSIKPEPASTPPQGSMANSTTVVKIPGTPGTGGRLSPENNQVLTKKKLQDLVREVDPNEQLDEDVEEMLLQIADDFIESVVTAACQLARHRKSSTLEVKDVQLHLERQWNMWIPGFGSEEIRPYKKACTTEAHKQRMALIRKTTKK; the protein is encoded by the exons ATGAACCAGTTTGGCCCCTCAGCCCTAATCAACCTCTCCaatttctcatccataaaacCGGAACCAGCCAGCACCCCTCCACAAGGCTCCATGGCCAATAGCACTACAGTGGTAAAGATACCAGGCACTCCTGGGACAGGAGGGCGTCTCAGCCCTGAGAACAATCAG GTATTGACCAAGAAGAAATTACAAGACTTAGTAAGAGAAGTGGATCCTAATGAGCAATTGGATGAAGATGTGGAGGAG ATGCTGCTGCAGATTGCTGATGATTTTATTGAGAGTGTGGTGACAGCAGCCTGCCAGCTTGCTCGGCATCGCAAGTCCAGCACCCTGGAGGTGAAAGATGTCCAGCTGCATCTAG AACGCCAGTGGAACATGTGGATCCCAGGATTTGGCTCTGAAGAAATCCGACCCTACAAAAAGGCTTGCACCACAGAGGCCCACAAACAG AGAATGGCATTGATCCGGAAAACAACCAAGAAATAA
- the TAF12 gene encoding transcription initiation factor TFIID subunit 12 isoform X1, producing the protein MAASHFTGLTAVADVIKDLDTQIALIGLGPHSSKKKQDLDKLYELKSKARQIMNQFGPSALINLSNFSSIKPEPASTPPQGSMANSTTVVKIPGTPGTGGRLSPENNQVLTKKKLQDLVREVDPNEQLDEDVEEMLLQIADDFIESVVTAACQLARHRKSSTLEVKDVQLHLERQWNMWIPGFGSEEIRPYKKACTTEAHKQRMALIRKTTKK; encoded by the exons ATGGCTGCCTCTCATTTCACCGGGCTCACAGCCGTTGCTGATGTAATTAAAGATCTAGACACTCAGATAGCT TTGATTGGCCTTGGTCCTCACAGCTCCAAAAAGAAACAGGATCTCGATAAGCTCTATGAGCTGAAGTCCAAAGCTCGGCAGATTATGAACCAGTTTGGCCCCTCAGCCCTAATCAACCTCTCCaatttctcatccataaaacCGGAACCAGCCAGCACCCCTCCACAAGGCTCCATGGCCAATAGCACTACAGTGGTAAAGATACCAGGCACTCCTGGGACAGGAGGGCGTCTCAGCCCTGAGAACAATCAG GTATTGACCAAGAAGAAATTACAAGACTTAGTAAGAGAAGTGGATCCTAATGAGCAATTGGATGAAGATGTGGAGGAG ATGCTGCTGCAGATTGCTGATGATTTTATTGAGAGTGTGGTGACAGCAGCCTGCCAGCTTGCTCGGCATCGCAAGTCCAGCACCCTGGAGGTGAAAGATGTCCAGCTGCATCTAG AACGCCAGTGGAACATGTGGATCCCAGGATTTGGCTCTGAAGAAATCCGACCCTACAAAAAGGCTTGCACCACAGAGGCCCACAAACAG AGAATGGCATTGATCCGGAAAACAACCAAGAAATAA